A region of Saimiri boliviensis isolate mSaiBol1 chromosome 10, mSaiBol1.pri, whole genome shotgun sequence DNA encodes the following proteins:
- the LOC141580131 gene encoding uncharacterized protein LOC141580131, with amino-acid sequence MEETPDSGLAEEIQRSQNDIGGFTWGPDASTDRVSQEITSGGFGEDSACLYQAEQGIRLSTKLLSSADWPPVAEQGEHAPEPALPGGNERLSPKPVPKAGVAIAACVEMEQPYDSRDSEMPAMDTAGLFKESHEDMKKSGEEEEKKKIEDSLWTGVETCQKVDTGAIDIKTLEGTEEFEEKACERTGNRVVELLNTIGKEDNRTLKINEVETRKDLRAGYKESTKNNENYFEKTDLLERDMERGDTVKELSDRDQGLHDGIQKVINNCGTIEGFRAKSTNHPDILNPSLQTYSVSNIEDGSHEGWDLARKDIKKNVVDTPNHNMIYYPAQGSTDAEEIQCETVLNALVGDRDKNQAVLSIKLEVEAQSRTDLSYSLGRDANGRDLCSCKAESSLIEGSERTVTENCSHTVNSPRIAKIDSWGTYPGQICQPSLNSAMNNLDITGFSGIPDGQASGFANCLDSINHWPIRDTEGLDNSWKHLDVVEHKEELEVHLLAGVCGEQAIASYWEQSQEIARPLILGTCRNAGTEISASSQDQDINNSDLSEDEIANQRYGLLYQEIEADKHEVLTLVCSVD; translated from the coding sequence ATGGAGGAAACTCCAGACAGTGGGTTGGCCGAAGAAATTCAAAGATCTCAAAATGATATAGGTGGATTTACTTGGGGCCCTGATGCTAGTACAGACAGGGTCAGCCAGGAAATTACCTCAGGTGGGTTTGGAGAAGACTCTGCATGTCTCTACCAAGCAGAGCAAGGCATAAGATTATCCACCAAACTGCTTTCGTCTGCTGACTGGCCCCCTGTAGCTGAACAGGGTGAGCATGCCCCAGAGCCAGCCCTTCCAGGTGGAAATGAACGACTGTCCCCAAAGCCCGTGCCCAAGGCTGGAGTTGCCATTGCTGCTTGTGTGGAGATGGAGCAGCCATATGACTCACGTGACTCAGAGATGCCAGCCATGGACACAGCTGGCCTGTTCAAAGAAAGTCATGAAGATATGAAGAAGTCaggtgaagaggaagagaaaaagaagatagaaGATTCTCTGTGGACAGGTGTGGAGACGTGTCAAAAGGTAGACACTGGAGCTATTGATATCAAGACCCTAGAAGGTACAGAGGAATTTGAAGAGAAAGCATGTGAAAGGACAGGAAACAGAGTGGTAGAACTTCTTAATACCATAGGAAAGGAAGACAAtaggactttaaaaattaatgaagtggAAACTAGGAAAGATCTAAGAGCAGGGTATAAGGAAAGtactaaaaacaatgaaaattattttgagaaaactgACCTATTAGAAAGGGACATGGAAAGAGGAGATACAGTAAAAGAACTTAGTGACAGAGACCAAGGTCTACATGATGGAATTCAAAAGGTAATCAATAATTGTGGAACGATAGAAGGCTTTCGAGCCAAATCCACCAATCACCCAGATATCTTGAATCCATCTCTCCAGACCTACTCTGTATCTAATATTGAAGATGGCAGCCATGAGGGATGGGATTTGGCTagaaaagacataaagaaaaatgtagtagACACTCCCAACCACAATATGATATATTACCCAGCACAAGGCAGTACAGATGCTGAAGAAATTCAGTGTGAGACTGTGTTAAATGCTCTTGTAGGTGACAGGGATAAAAATCAGGCTGTTTTATCAATAAAGCTTGAAGTAGAAGCTCAGTCTAGGACTGACCTTAGTTACTCTCTGGGAAGGGATGCAAATGGGAGAGATTTATGTTCATGTAAGGCAGAAAGTTCACTAATAGAAGGGTCTGAAAGAACAGTGACTGAAAACTGTAGTCATACTGTTAACTCGCCAAGAATTGCAAAGATAGACTCTTGGGGAACATATCCAGGTCAAATCTGCCAGCCAAGCTTGAATTCAGCAATGAATAATTTGGATATAACAGGATTCTCTGGTATACCAGATGGCCAAGCAAGTGGATTTGCCAATTGTCTGGATTCTATTAACCACTGGCCTATCAGAGATACAGAAGGCTTAGATAATAGCTGGAAACATTTAGATGTAGTTGAGCACAAGGAAGAACTGGAGGTGCACTTACTAGCAGGTGTATGTGGGGAACAAGCCATTGCTAGCTACTGGGAACAAAGCCAGGAGATAGCGAGACCATTGATTTTGGGGACCTGCCGGAATGCTGGCACTGAGATTTCTGCTAGTTCCCAAGACCAGGACATCAACAACTCAGATTTATCTGAAGATGAAATTGCTAACCAGAGATATGGATTGTTGTACCAAGAAATAGAGGCTGACAAACACGAGGTACTTACCCTAGTCTGTAGTGTAGACTAG